In the Paenibacillus sp. FSL H7-0357 genome, one interval contains:
- a CDS encoding DUF2626 domain-containing protein: MDRMFRVLGFFTLVIGLMAFAGDLTEMALLFFLQTAFFVILGYLKFTEKTYIMLFWGYMIVTFTGFSYWTIFQMGLPL, from the coding sequence TTGGACCGCATGTTTCGCGTATTGGGGTTTTTCACGCTCGTAATCGGGCTGATGGCTTTTGCCGGGGATTTAACCGAGATGGCCTTACTCTTCTTCTTGCAAACCGCCTTTTTTGTAATACTTGGCTATCTGAAGTTTACAGAAAAGACCTACATCATGTTGTTCTGGGGATATATGATTGTTACATTTACCGGCTTCAGCTACTGGACGATCTTTCAGATGGGGTTGCCGCTATAA
- a CDS encoding ABC transporter permease, with amino-acid sequence MVRYIFNRFLHMIISLFVLISATFFLMKAIPGDPFTAEKKIPEQILQRLYAQYNLDKPVFEQYVIYLKNIIKGDLGISMKMLNQEVTDIISQTFSSSLKLGVVAIIVAIIIGVGLGMLAALHHRKLIDNVAMILAVLGIAVPSFVVASLLQYLLAYHWKIFPVMGFKGPMNYFLPVMALTASPIAVIARLTRSSMLEVLHADYIKTAKAKGLSWMSILSRHVLRNGIMPVITYVGPMTANIITGSVVIEQIFGIGGIGKQFVQAINTRDYPIIMGITIFYGVILMVARFLTDVAYVAVDPRIKLAGGKED; translated from the coding sequence ATGGTTCGTTATATTTTCAACAGATTTCTCCACATGATTATTTCCCTGTTTGTATTGATATCTGCGACCTTTTTTCTAATGAAGGCGATTCCCGGAGATCCATTCACAGCAGAAAAGAAAATTCCTGAACAAATTTTGCAGCGTCTATACGCGCAGTATAATTTGGACAAGCCCGTCTTTGAGCAGTACGTAATTTATTTGAAGAATATTATTAAAGGTGACCTGGGCATCTCAATGAAAATGCTTAACCAGGAAGTAACAGATATTATTTCACAAACCTTCTCTTCATCGCTGAAGCTTGGGGTTGTGGCTATTATTGTAGCGATTATTATAGGTGTAGGGCTAGGGATGCTTGCAGCTCTGCATCACCGGAAATTGATCGATAATGTCGCAATGATATTGGCTGTTCTCGGTATTGCTGTACCGAGCTTTGTTGTGGCTTCATTGCTGCAATATTTGCTGGCCTATCACTGGAAAATTTTCCCTGTCATGGGCTTTAAAGGACCGATGAATTATTTCCTCCCGGTTATGGCACTGACGGCGTCGCCGATTGCAGTCATTGCACGTCTTACCCGTTCCAGCATGCTTGAAGTGCTTCATGCCGATTACATCAAGACAGCAAAGGCGAAGGGCCTCAGCTGGATGTCGATTTTATCCCGCCACGTGTTGCGCAACGGTATTATGCCGGTAATTACTTATGTGGGACCGATGACCGCGAACATTATTACCGGTTCTGTTGTCATTGAACAAATCTTCGGTATCGGCGGTATCGGTAAACAGTTCGTTCAAGCGATTAACACACGTGACTATCCGATTATTATGGGTATCACCATATTCTATGGTGTAATTTTGATGGTCGCACGTTTCCTTACGGATGTCGCTTATGTTGCTGTTGACCCACGTATTAAACTTGCTGGAGGAAAGGAGGATTAA
- a CDS encoding DUF3397 domain-containing protein, translating to MEFLRNSFITISVIPIVPFLIVYFAGIGLKKEKKSTFLLAMDVTTLFLLLSVSALFNIIFDSGWGFYLILLIVLISTGLIGGAQNRLKGKVDGKRLLRAVWRLTFFFMTVSYILFLFVGLIRYISQAM from the coding sequence TTGGAATTTCTGCGGAATTCGTTCATTACTATAAGCGTTATTCCGATTGTTCCTTTTTTAATCGTCTATTTTGCGGGAATAGGCCTCAAAAAAGAAAAGAAAAGCACTTTTTTGCTGGCAATGGACGTGACTACATTATTTTTATTGCTTTCCGTATCGGCCTTATTTAATATCATATTTGATTCGGGTTGGGGCTTCTATCTTATACTACTTATTGTATTAATATCCACCGGATTGATTGGAGGGGCTCAAAATCGCTTGAAAGGAAAGGTGGATGGAAAACGGTTACTTCGGGCAGTATGGCGGCTTACTTTCTTTTTTATGACCGTTAGTTACATTCTGTTTTTATTCGTAGGCCTCATTCGATACATATCACAAGCGATGTAA
- a CDS encoding peptide ABC transporter substrate-binding protein — translation MKKSKSLLLMIALVLVIGTVLAGCGGNNANNGKNASPTNAPADNAGNKNTGNATGDEKLAADQTLKINLSSEPPTFDPQQAQDSTSNAILKLLYEGLTRQNAETGQAEEGIAESWEISPDGLVYTFKLRDAKWSNGDAVTAKDFAFAWQRVLDPNAEQAAPYAYQLFYIKGAKDFNEGKITDFSQVGVKVVDDKTLEVTLTNPTPYFLGLLSFYTYYPVHSSVANDPKWATKVETQITNGPFTLSEWTTGQSLAVVKNPSYYAADQIKAAGINFSIVNSGATELLSYKNGELDRAGGPIGEIPTEQLPIVEKEFPKEFSRKGISSVYYYQFNVTEKPFTNAKIRKALAMAIQRQPIIDNITLGGQLPAFGFVPPGIQSNEKEYRAQVADSQYFSEDVEGAKKLLAEGLKEEGLDKLSFSLTYNTSEGHQKIAVAIADMWKKNLGVEVKLENKEWGVFIEDKQNKNYQVARAGWSADFNDPMTYLDMWVTGGGNNDTGYSNPAYDKLIDEAKKSSDNAVRQEKFTAAEKMIMDDMILIPIYYYTNNSLTKEYLKGVTLDFSGAIDLSRAYLLEH, via the coding sequence ATGAAGAAGAGTAAAAGTCTATTGCTCATGATTGCATTAGTTTTAGTCATCGGCACAGTGCTTGCTGGCTGCGGCGGAAACAATGCAAACAATGGCAAAAATGCCAGCCCGACCAATGCGCCGGCTGACAACGCAGGTAACAAGAACACAGGAAACGCAACTGGCGATGAGAAGTTAGCTGCTGACCAAACGCTTAAGATCAACCTGAGCTCCGAGCCTCCTACATTTGACCCGCAACAAGCTCAAGACAGCACATCCAATGCTATCCTGAAATTGTTGTATGAAGGACTTACTCGTCAAAATGCAGAAACTGGGCAAGCTGAAGAAGGTATTGCTGAGTCCTGGGAAATCTCCCCTGACGGCCTGGTGTATACTTTCAAACTTCGTGATGCAAAATGGAGCAACGGCGACGCTGTAACAGCTAAAGACTTCGCCTTTGCTTGGCAACGTGTCCTTGATCCGAATGCGGAACAAGCCGCTCCTTACGCTTACCAATTGTTCTACATCAAAGGTGCTAAAGACTTCAACGAAGGCAAAATCACTGATTTCAGCCAAGTTGGCGTTAAAGTAGTTGACGATAAAACACTTGAAGTGACACTGACCAACCCTACACCATATTTCTTGGGTCTGCTGTCTTTCTATACGTACTACCCAGTGCATAGTTCCGTTGCAAATGATCCAAAATGGGCAACTAAGGTTGAAACCCAAATTACTAACGGACCTTTCACTTTGTCTGAGTGGACAACTGGCCAATCTCTGGCCGTAGTTAAGAACCCATCGTACTATGCTGCAGATCAAATTAAAGCAGCAGGCATCAACTTCTCCATCGTAAACAGTGGTGCAACTGAACTGCTGAGTTACAAAAACGGCGAACTTGACCGTGCAGGCGGTCCGATTGGTGAAATTCCAACCGAGCAACTGCCAATCGTTGAGAAAGAATTCCCTAAAGAATTTTCAAGAAAAGGTATTTCCAGCGTTTACTACTACCAGTTCAATGTAACTGAAAAACCTTTTACAAATGCTAAAATCCGTAAAGCCTTGGCTATGGCTATCCAACGTCAGCCAATCATCGATAATATCACTTTGGGCGGACAACTGCCGGCATTCGGTTTTGTTCCTCCGGGCATCCAAAGCAATGAAAAAGAATACCGTGCTCAAGTAGCTGATTCCCAATACTTCAGTGAAGATGTGGAAGGCGCTAAAAAATTGCTTGCCGAAGGTCTGAAAGAAGAAGGCTTGGATAAACTGAGCTTCTCTCTGACTTATAACACAAGTGAAGGCCACCAAAAGATCGCTGTAGCCATTGCTGATATGTGGAAAAAGAACCTCGGCGTTGAAGTTAAGCTCGAGAACAAAGAGTGGGGCGTCTTCATCGAAGACAAACAGAACAAGAACTATCAAGTAGCACGTGCCGGCTGGTCCGCGGACTTCAATGATCCAATGACTTACCTTGATATGTGGGTAACTGGCGGCGGTAACAATGATACTGGTTACTCCAACCCAGCGTATGACAAACTGATCGACGAAGCTAAAAAATCTTCAGACAATGCTGTTCGTCAAGAGAAGTTTACTGCTGCAGAAAAAATGATTATGGATGATATGATTTTGATTCCAATCTATTACTACACAAACAACTCGTTGACTAAAGAGTACCTTAAAGGTGTAACTCTTGACTTCAGCGGTGCAATCGACCTGAGCCGCGCTTACTTGCTCGAACACTAA
- a CDS encoding ABC transporter ATP-binding protein, producing MEPILQVKDLHVSFFVKGGEVQAVRGMNFEVGKGETVAIVGESGSGKSVTAQSIMRLIPTPPSKVKQGEIIFQGQNLLNKSMKQMESIRGKDIGMIFQDPMTSLNPTIKVGKQITEVLIKHQNMSAAEAKKQGIEMLKLVGIKNAEARFNQYPHEFSGGMRQRVMIAIALACRPALLIADEPTTALDVTIQAQIMDVMKEMQQKLGTSIILITHDLGVVAGMCDRVIVMYAGEVVETGTRWEIFKNPQHPYTRGLLRSMPRLDQKKGEPLIPIIGTPPDLIKPPIGCPFTARCSEAMHVCEQIDPGATEFSETHMARCWNLHSMAKEVQFV from the coding sequence ATGGAACCCATTCTGCAAGTCAAAGATCTGCATGTTTCCTTTTTTGTAAAAGGTGGAGAAGTACAGGCTGTCCGCGGTATGAATTTTGAAGTAGGCAAAGGTGAAACGGTAGCCATTGTCGGTGAGTCCGGCAGTGGTAAGAGCGTTACGGCGCAGTCGATTATGCGGCTCATCCCTACACCGCCCTCCAAAGTGAAACAGGGCGAGATTATTTTTCAAGGACAGAATCTGCTGAACAAAAGCATGAAACAAATGGAAAGTATTCGCGGCAAAGATATTGGCATGATATTTCAAGACCCGATGACTTCTTTGAACCCAACTATCAAAGTGGGCAAACAGATAACCGAAGTTTTGATCAAACATCAGAATATGTCAGCGGCCGAAGCGAAAAAGCAAGGTATTGAGATGCTGAAATTAGTTGGCATCAAAAATGCGGAGGCTCGCTTTAACCAATATCCCCACGAATTCTCCGGCGGGATGCGCCAACGTGTAATGATCGCCATTGCACTGGCCTGCCGCCCGGCTCTGCTGATTGCAGATGAGCCGACAACGGCGCTTGACGTTACGATTCAAGCGCAAATCATGGATGTTATGAAAGAGATGCAGCAAAAACTGGGGACCTCCATCATCCTGATCACTCATGATCTCGGCGTAGTTGCAGGCATGTGTGACCGGGTCATCGTTATGTATGCTGGTGAAGTGGTGGAAACAGGTACCAGATGGGAAATCTTTAAGAATCCGCAGCATCCGTATACCAGGGGGTTGCTGCGGTCGATGCCGCGTCTGGACCAAAAGAAGGGTGAGCCTTTGATTCCGATCATCGGGACTCCCCCGGATCTGATTAAGCCGCCGATCGGCTGTCCGTTCACAGCGCGTTGCAGTGAAGCAATGCATGTCTGCGAACAAATCGATCCCGGTGCAACAGAGTTCAGCGAAACGCATATGGCGCGTTGCTGGAATCTGCATTCGATGGCCAAGGAGGTGCAGTTCGTTTGA
- a CDS encoding ABC transporter ATP-binding protein, which produces MSKNLIEVEGLKKYFNVGKGKVLKAVDNINFSIREGETLGMVGESGCGKTTAGRTVLRLYEPTAGSVKYNGTDIYKLSAGKMKALRRDMQMIFQDPYASLNPRLTVSDIIGEALDIHGMAGSRAERKKRIEELLDMVGLNHDHATRYPHEFSGGQRQRIGIARSLAVNPKFIVCDEPISALDVSIQAQVVNLLKELQERLGLTYLFIAHDLSMVKHISDRVAVMYLGKMVELAESEELYANPLHPYTKSLLSAIPVPDPEIEVNKKRIHLHDELGSPIYSANEKSNDADFELVEVSKGHFVAKAFA; this is translated from the coding sequence TTGAGTAAGAACCTGATTGAAGTTGAAGGTCTTAAGAAATATTTTAATGTAGGCAAAGGTAAAGTTCTTAAGGCTGTTGATAATATTAATTTCTCAATCCGCGAAGGTGAAACCCTGGGTATGGTTGGGGAATCCGGATGCGGAAAGACTACTGCCGGCCGTACGGTTCTTCGTTTGTATGAACCGACTGCAGGAAGCGTAAAGTACAACGGCACTGATATTTATAAATTATCCGCGGGCAAAATGAAGGCGCTGCGCCGTGACATGCAGATGATTTTTCAGGATCCGTATGCTTCACTTAACCCGCGTCTAACGGTGTCTGATATTATCGGGGAAGCACTGGACATCCATGGGATGGCCGGAAGCCGTGCAGAACGCAAGAAACGGATTGAAGAGCTGCTGGATATGGTTGGACTTAACCATGACCATGCTACACGCTATCCGCATGAATTCTCCGGCGGCCAACGCCAGCGTATCGGGATTGCCCGGTCGCTTGCGGTAAACCCTAAGTTCATCGTCTGCGATGAGCCGATTTCCGCACTTGATGTGTCCATTCAGGCGCAGGTTGTTAACCTGCTCAAAGAACTGCAGGAGCGTCTTGGACTTACTTATCTCTTTATCGCACATGATTTGTCCATGGTTAAGCACATCAGTGACCGTGTGGCGGTAATGTACCTGGGTAAAATGGTTGAGCTTGCAGAAAGCGAAGAGCTTTATGCGAACCCGCTTCACCCGTACACGAAATCGCTGTTATCGGCGATTCCAGTTCCCGATCCGGAAATTGAAGTCAATAAGAAACGTATTCATCTGCATGATGAGCTTGGCAGCCCGATTTACTCGGCTAACGAGAAGAGCAATGACGCCGATTTTGAGCTTGTAGAAGTATCCAAGGGGCATTTTGTTGCTAAAGCATTCGCTTAA
- a CDS encoding ABC transporter permease, protein MAANNNTVAPHVDLKPEDFRKIGIDEKEAEVIQRESLSAWQDAWQRLRQNKLAMVALVIMILIVIMAIVAPHLVPYTYDSNDLMSTNKKPSLDHLFGTDDFGRDVFVRTWMGARISLIVGLAAAMIDLIFGVIYGGIMGFFGGRIDTVMNKFSEILYSIPYLLVVIMLLVVFEPSLWTIILALTITGWINMSWIVRGEIMQLKNREFILASRSMGADWKRLLFKHLLPNAMGPIIVTVTLSVPSAIFSEAFLSFLGLGVQAPVASLGSMINDSLTGWMYYPWRMIFPALVISLTMLSFNIFGDGLRDALDPKLKK, encoded by the coding sequence TTGGCTGCAAATAATAATACTGTTGCTCCACATGTGGACCTGAAGCCAGAAGATTTCCGTAAAATCGGCATTGATGAGAAGGAAGCGGAAGTGATTCAGCGCGAAAGCCTTTCCGCTTGGCAGGATGCATGGCAGCGTCTGCGCCAGAACAAATTAGCTATGGTTGCGCTGGTTATTATGATCTTGATTGTCATTATGGCCATTGTTGCTCCGCATTTGGTTCCTTATACTTATGATTCGAATGATTTGATGAGTACGAACAAGAAACCATCCTTGGATCACTTGTTTGGAACGGATGATTTTGGACGCGATGTATTTGTCCGCACCTGGATGGGTGCCCGGATCTCGCTGATTGTCGGCCTTGCCGCTGCGATGATCGACTTAATCTTTGGTGTTATTTACGGTGGGATCATGGGATTCTTCGGTGGACGCATCGATACAGTAATGAACAAGTTCTCCGAAATTTTATATTCGATTCCTTATCTGCTCGTAGTAATCATGCTGCTTGTAGTATTTGAACCGAGTCTGTGGACGATTATACTTGCCTTGACCATCACAGGCTGGATCAATATGTCCTGGATTGTGCGCGGCGAGATTATGCAGCTCAAAAACCGTGAATTCATCTTGGCCTCCCGCTCTATGGGTGCTGACTGGAAACGCCTGCTGTTCAAGCATTTGCTTCCAAATGCAATGGGGCCTATTATTGTTACCGTAACGTTGTCCGTACCAAGCGCAATCTTCTCCGAAGCGTTCCTCAGCTTCCTCGGACTTGGCGTACAGGCACCGGTAGCTTCACTCGGTTCCATGATCAATGACTCCCTTACAGGCTGGATGTACTATCCTTGGCGGATGATCTTCCCTGCGCTTGTTATCAGCTTGACCATGCTGTCCTTTAATATTTTTGGTGACGGACTCCGTGATGCACTGGATCCTAAGCTGAAGAAATAG
- a CDS encoding RsfA family transcriptional regulator — protein sequence MTAVRQDAWSAEDDLILAEITLRHIREGSTQLAAFEEVGEKIGRTSAACGFRWNSCVRKSYEDAIGIAKGQRQKRSYLKKQPMNRGAQVAGLILGDIEEEYGRSEGLNENSLSIDAVIRFLRQWKGTFQEAGRQLKMLERDLREKEDELSELRVENERLSKEVNLAQSDYRVVNDDYKALIQIMDRARRLAFLNEEEEEMKTRFKMDANGNLERME from the coding sequence ATGACAGCCGTTAGACAAGATGCTTGGAGTGCTGAAGATGATTTGATTTTGGCAGAAATAACGCTGCGTCATATCCGGGAAGGCAGTACGCAACTCGCTGCTTTTGAAGAGGTGGGAGAAAAAATCGGCAGGACCTCGGCGGCATGCGGATTTCGCTGGAACAGTTGTGTCCGCAAAAGCTATGAGGATGCAATTGGCATCGCTAAAGGCCAGCGCCAGAAGCGGAGCTATTTGAAAAAACAGCCGATGAACAGGGGAGCACAGGTAGCAGGACTGATTCTCGGGGACATTGAAGAAGAATATGGACGAAGCGAAGGTTTGAACGAAAATTCGTTATCCATTGATGCGGTTATCCGTTTCCTCAGACAGTGGAAAGGAACCTTTCAGGAGGCGGGACGCCAGCTGAAGATGCTGGAAAGAGATCTGCGGGAGAAGGAAGATGAATTATCCGAGCTCAGGGTGGAAAATGAGCGGTTATCGAAGGAAGTTAACCTCGCCCAAAGTGATTACCGTGTGGTAAACGATGATTACAAGGCACTGATTCAGATTATGGACCGTGCCCGCAGACTTGCCTTCCTTAATGAAGAAGAAGAGGAAATGAAGACTCGGTTCAAAATGGATGCCAACGGCAATCTCGAACGTATGGAATAA
- a CDS encoding coiled-coil domain-containing protein, translating into MLSRNILSRRFAFLLILLLCTMLPLTSAASLSMGSSAAAVSSPPDFPDNEETRKLLEQTLSSAEIEREILRITAEQKVLEKKVSLLSKQAADKEAAITDQQKRAGAVIRSYYMGDRDSLLAALLSAKSISRMLALYDYYEIIIGQDRDILNQYEEQYKDMKSTIKASLRSSKELEELKTALTEQKTRVAALNEEIEGGISASSDPESMSALLNEFTRYWENIGIHEVKTYFKALSSAMNHLPQFVQSKSGMLTRKGMTYTLALKEEDLNTFLVSQNELFKDFAFHFNKGQVTASGTSGGLTLTLTGHYTIENEPVNGLMFHVDNVVFNGLELPDSTRQSLEEEFDLGFYPEKIVSLLHATEVESKEGVLYVKLSISF; encoded by the coding sequence GTGCTTTCCCGCAATATTTTAAGCCGAAGGTTCGCCTTCCTGCTCATTCTGCTTCTCTGCACGATGCTGCCGCTGACCTCTGCGGCCTCGCTTTCCATGGGCTCTAGTGCTGCCGCCGTCTCCTCTCCTCCTGATTTTCCCGATAACGAAGAGACCCGCAAGCTGCTGGAGCAGACGTTGTCCTCTGCTGAAATCGAACGTGAGATCCTTAGAATTACTGCGGAGCAAAAGGTTCTCGAGAAGAAGGTTTCACTCCTCAGCAAACAAGCAGCAGATAAAGAAGCAGCTATCACAGATCAACAAAAGCGTGCCGGGGCTGTCATTCGTTCTTATTATATGGGGGACAGAGATAGTCTGCTGGCTGCTCTGCTCTCCGCTAAAAGTATCAGCCGGATGCTTGCCCTGTACGATTATTACGAGATTATTATTGGGCAGGACCGCGACATCCTCAATCAGTATGAAGAGCAGTACAAAGATATGAAATCCACGATAAAGGCTTCGCTGCGCAGCAGCAAGGAGCTAGAGGAGCTTAAAACGGCTCTTACCGAACAAAAAACGCGGGTAGCCGCGTTAAATGAGGAGATTGAAGGAGGAATCAGTGCCAGCAGCGATCCGGAGAGCATGAGCGCGCTGCTGAACGAATTTACGAGGTATTGGGAGAACATTGGTATCCATGAAGTAAAAACCTATTTCAAGGCTTTGTCATCGGCTATGAATCATCTGCCGCAATTTGTCCAGAGCAAAAGCGGGATGCTGACCCGTAAAGGAATGACCTATACCCTTGCGCTGAAAGAAGAGGATCTTAATACCTTTCTGGTTTCACAAAATGAGCTGTTTAAGGATTTCGCTTTTCATTTCAACAAGGGTCAGGTGACTGCTTCGGGAACCAGCGGCGGTTTGACGCTTACCCTGACCGGTCATTACACGATTGAAAACGAGCCGGTTAACGGGCTCATGTTCCATGTCGACAATGTAGTATTTAACGGCCTGGAGCTGCCTGATTCCACCCGTCAGTCACTGGAGGAAGAATTCGATCTAGGGTTTTATCCGGAGAAAATCGTCTCACTTCTGCATGCGACTGAAGTA
- a CDS encoding ketopantoate reductase family protein, producing MKIDIIGAGSLGLLLAGKLIGAGAEVRLWCRSDEQSRALEENGITISYEDGQPPVFLPPDKFKSASVNTFAEVYLHDPGDWMAIMVKQNALHNEFPQILLPLKQSKIQAVCFQNGYGHLELLQELLPQAAVWAAVTTEAAKRKTLTEVVHAGRGEICIGKVGDSNTTHGPSSLISFIETLTAAGFSASMSKEVDTMIYRKLLINAVINPLTAIWRVPNGELLAAEQRIHLMKELYEEAIAVYEACGIALESNAWEGIMEVCRVTAGNISSMLADVLSSRATEIRWINGSIVDMAERSGIDAPQHRWICRMVEGMLVRER from the coding sequence GTGAAAATTGATATCATTGGCGCGGGATCACTTGGTTTGCTGCTGGCAGGAAAACTTATCGGCGCCGGAGCCGAGGTCAGACTCTGGTGCCGAAGTGATGAACAGAGCAGGGCGCTGGAGGAGAACGGTATTACAATAAGCTATGAGGATGGCCAACCCCCGGTTTTTCTTCCGCCCGACAAGTTTAAGTCAGCATCTGTGAACACATTTGCCGAAGTTTATCTGCACGATCCGGGGGATTGGATGGCAATCATGGTCAAACAGAATGCACTCCATAATGAATTCCCGCAGATACTGCTTCCACTTAAGCAGAGCAAGATTCAGGCGGTGTGTTTTCAGAATGGCTATGGCCATTTGGAGCTGCTGCAGGAGCTGCTGCCACAAGCAGCAGTTTGGGCAGCGGTAACCACTGAGGCAGCCAAAAGAAAAACATTAACCGAGGTTGTTCATGCAGGGAGAGGAGAAATATGTATAGGGAAGGTTGGCGACAGCAATACTACTCATGGTCCATCCTCGCTAATTAGTTTCATTGAAACGCTCACAGCAGCAGGATTCTCCGCCTCTATGTCGAAAGAAGTGGATACCATGATTTACCGGAAGCTTTTAATCAATGCTGTGATCAATCCTCTTACAGCGATCTGGCGCGTACCGAACGGTGAATTGCTCGCTGCCGAGCAGCGCATACATTTGATGAAGGAGCTGTATGAGGAAGCGATTGCCGTTTATGAAGCCTGCGGTATTGCTCTTGAAAGTAACGCCTGGGAAGGCATAATGGAGGTTTGCCGGGTAACAGCCGGCAATATTTCATCGATGCTTGCCGATGTGTTATCCTCAAGAGCAACGGAAATACGCTGGATTAATGGGAGCATTGTGGATATGGCGGAGCGGAGCGGCATCGATGCTCCACAACACCGCTGGATTTGCCGGATGGTAGAAGGCATGCTTGTGAGAGAGAGGTGA
- the bshC gene encoding bacillithiol biosynthesis cysteine-adding enzyme BshC yields the protein MEVVPEPIPGGSALARDYIDRYETVEHLYGGDFRNEDSREKRAAWLDANEHQRADRTKIASALRLYNEQHNPHSAVRNALALLEQPGTLVVTGGQQSGLFTGPLFVVYKAITTIQAAKEAAAQLGRPVVPLFWIAGEDHDWDEVNHTFVLNRTGEITRIKLDKAEGPRSSVSNIKVEESGWEQVIAELDGLLQESEFKPQIMEFIRESSRMAGSMSDAFAKLIGSLFGKFGLILLDSADPELRKLEKPFFAKLIERNDELEAAYKQSAMRIVDGGYELQADVTSGNANLFYIHEGARLLLHKADGRYTDRKGVVSFSPEELLAVLEDHPERFSNNVLTRPLMQDYVLPVLATVLGQGELAYWAIPRDAFEVVGGQMPLILPRMSFTVIEGTLHKHMNKYSLTFEDVRQGLEQKRKEWITAQDELELGRRFEETKEAFSAMYEPLIEQLGTIQAGLLKLGSNNKEKILDQIAFLQGKAQDAMEKQNEAALRQWERIELSLMPLGKPQERVYNMMYYLNRYGPAWLDELMTIPADFSGTHRIIYM from the coding sequence ATGGAAGTAGTACCGGAACCGATCCCGGGCGGATCTGCGCTCGCACGCGACTATATAGACCGTTATGAAACGGTAGAGCATTTGTACGGCGGGGATTTCAGAAATGAAGACAGCCGGGAGAAACGGGCAGCGTGGCTGGATGCAAATGAACATCAGCGTGCTGACCGTACTAAGATTGCTTCAGCCTTACGGCTTTATAACGAACAGCATAATCCCCATTCTGCGGTAAGGAATGCTCTGGCGCTGCTGGAACAGCCAGGGACGCTGGTGGTGACCGGTGGGCAGCAAAGCGGCCTGTTTACAGGCCCGCTGTTTGTCGTATATAAGGCAATCACCACCATTCAGGCGGCAAAAGAAGCTGCAGCCCAGCTTGGACGGCCGGTTGTGCCGCTCTTCTGGATTGCCGGTGAAGATCATGACTGGGACGAGGTTAATCATACATTTGTCTTAAACCGCACCGGGGAGATCACCAGAATCAAGCTGGACAAAGCTGAAGGCCCCCGTTCTTCTGTCAGTAATATTAAGGTGGAAGAATCGGGATGGGAGCAGGTCATTGCCGAGCTGGATGGCTTGCTTCAAGAAAGTGAATTCAAACCGCAAATCATGGAGTTTATCCGTGAATCGTCACGAATGGCGGGCAGCATGAGCGATGCTTTTGCCAAGCTGATCGGTTCGTTATTCGGCAAATTCGGCCTGATTCTGCTGGATTCTGCCGATCCGGAACTGCGCAAGCTGGAGAAGCCGTTTTTTGCCAAACTGATTGAACGCAATGATGAGCTGGAAGCAGCCTACAAACAATCGGCAATGCGTATAGTTGACGGAGGATATGAGCTGCAGGCAGATGTGACCTCCGGCAATGCGAATCTTTTCTATATACATGAAGGTGCGCGGCTGCTGCTGCATAAGGCGGATGGGCGATATACTGATCGCAAGGGTGTCGTCTCCTTCTCACCGGAGGAATTGCTGGCAGTGCTTGAAGATCATCCTGAACGCTTCAGCAACAATGTGCTGACACGCCCGCTTATGCAGGATTATGTCCTGCCGGTTCTGGCCACAGTACTGGGACAAGGGGAACTGGCCTATTGGGCCATTCCACGCGATGCCTTCGAAGTTGTCGGCGGACAGATGCCGCTGATCCTTCCGCGCATGTCTTTTACAGTCATAGAAGGAACACTGCATAAGCATATGAATAAATACAGCCTCACCTTCGAGGATGTAAGACAAGGGCTTGAACAGAAACGGAAAGAATGGATCACCGCCCAGGATGAACTGGAGCTTGGCCGCCGGTTCGAGGAAACGAAGGAAGCCTTCTCCGCCATGTATGAGCCGCTGATCGAACAGCTCGGAACGATTCAGGCCGGTCTGCTTAAATTAGGCAGTAACAATAAAGAGAAGATCCTGGATCAGATTGCATTTTTACAGGGAAAAGCCCAGGATGCCATGGAGAAACAAAATGAAGCTGCGCTCCGCCAATGGGAACGGATTGAGCTGTCACTCATGCCGCTGGGAAAGCCGCAGGAAAGAGTATACAATATGATGTATTACTTGAACCGCTACGGCCCGGCTTGGCTGGACGAACTGATGACCATACCCGCTGACTTCAGCGGAACGCACCGTATTATTTATATGTAG